From Fundulus heteroclitus isolate FHET01 chromosome 14, MU-UCD_Fhet_4.1, whole genome shotgun sequence, the proteins below share one genomic window:
- the LOC105926202 gene encoding membrane-anchored junction protein — protein sequence MALQPFSFPSPETRFFKAGSLIYKFKIKGGNSFSEDDVLEEDSVDQEMEEIVRAVLGDLDGLQPFTTPHYTVFPYKKSWRKVSKRNEKKLLFYPFVIILYLEKNMCKGKPTENSKETQLIPDVSEEPRPKRRRSDSPLEEAIIKEMWTEMEYERHISVPGVAESERHRTAQEAVDDSAPTDELQTTHFTPETERRPEKAGILRRLVRNIFPFIFGPPEN from the exons ATGGCGCTGCAGCCTTTCTCCTTCCCATCCCCAGAAACCCGTTTCTTCAAAGCTGGTAGCTTAATCTACAAGTTCAAGATAAAAGGAGGAAACAGCTTCAG TGAAGATGATGTTTTAGAGGAAGATAGCGTCGATCAGGAAATGGAG GAAATTGTTAGAGCGGTTCTTGGCGACTTGGACGGCCTTCAGCCCTTCACCACCCCTCATTATACTGTATTTCCTT ACAAGAAGAGCTGGAGGAAAGTGAGCAAACGCAATGAAAAGAAGCTGTTATTTTACCCCTTTGTTATCATCCTTTACCTGGAGAAGAACATGTGCAAAG GGAAGCCAACGGAGAAT tcAAAGGAAACGCAGCTCATCCCTGATGTTTCCGAGGAGCCAAGGCCAAAGCGCCGTCGCAGCGACTCGCCACTAGAGGAGGCCATCATTAAAGAAATGTGGACAGAAATGGAGTATGAACGCCACATCTCAGTGCCGGG CGTGGCAGAGTCGGAGCGTCATCGCACAGCGCAGGAGGCGGTGGACGACTCAGCACCCACTGATGAG CTCCAGACGACACACTTCACACCAGAGACGGAGAGGCGGCCTGAGAAAGCAGGGATTCTCCGGCGACTTGTCAG AAACATCTTCCCTTTCATCTTCGGACCGCCTGAAAACTAA